A stretch of DNA from Bacteroidota bacterium:
GTGATTGGCGCGAGCGTCATAATTTTCCGGTTCGGCAACTGTAGTTGTTCCGATTTCAATTAATGTCTGCAAAATACCTTCCGCCATCCTATCCTGTACTTTAGCATCTACAGGATAGGTGATATATTGTTCTCCGGTATGAACAAACGCATCTACCACGCCATTGGCCACCTGGACCTTGGGAAGCGTAAAAGTAAGAGCAGGATCCAATATCGAAAATTTCGGGAATGCCAATTCGCACATAACCGGGAATTTTCCATGTTCATAACTGATAACCGCCCCGTTGTTCATTTCAGAACCGGTAGCCGGTAATGTTAAGACTACACCGAAAGGTACAACTGAGCTCACTACATCAAAAGGAATCGGCATGAATCCAAATTTCAACAAATCATGCAAATCACCTTTATAATGTGAAGCAAGTGAAATAAACTTAGTACCGTCAATCACAGAGCCACCGCCCACAGCAATTATAAAATCAATATTTTCGCTACGGACTATTTCTACTGCCTTTACCAAAGTTTCGTAACGGGGATTGGGTTCAATTCCGCCGAATTCATAAATCTTTCTGTTACCAAGATTAGTTTTAACCTTATCGATAAGGCCGCTTTTCTTGGCACTTCCGCCTCCAAAGGTTATTAATACTTTGGCATCGGCCCGAACATTCTTATCAAGAACATCCAGCCTGTTTTTACCAAAGAAAATCCGTGTCGGATTATAAAAATCAAAGTTGAACATATTTTTATCTCCTTATTTATATTTTTATCTTAATTATTAAGCTGTTTTGCCCATTTCAAATGCCTTTTTCAATGCATCTCCCCTTTTGATGTCGCCGATTTTCCAGGCACCGGTTCCATAAATCACTCCTTTTTCTTCAGCTCCGTTAAGGCAGGAATTAAATCCCCGGAATCCTTCCAAAGTCCTCTCCATAGCCGGTTTGCTATTATCCGCAGCGGTTACAATGAAATAAAAATCTTTATTAGTGATTTCAGTATACCGCGAACAGGTTCTGTCAATCAAGGTTTTCATCTGAGCGCACATGGTATAAAAATAAACAGGTGCAGCCATCACAATGACATCCGCAGAAATCATCTTATCCAGGACTTCAGCCATATCGTCCTTCTGAGGACATCCCCGTCCTGCAATAGTACATGTCCCACATCCCGTGCAATAATTGATTTTTTTATCCTTTAAAAAAACCTTTTCAGCCCTGTTTCCTGCCTCTTCGGCACCTTTTGCAAACTGATCACATAACAAATCTGAATTTCCACCCCTTCGCGGGCTGGAGGATAGAACTAATACCTTCTTATTCATTTTAAAAATCCACTTTAATTTGTCAATATAATTTAAAATTTAACGGCCGGTTCTTTTTTCCAAATCATCCGGATAACGATTTCCTGCAATTGAACCTCTGTCCCCAATTCGAGACTGCTTTTATCGGCAGGAAGAAGATTTGCTTCTTTACCCATTTCATCTTTGATGCCTTTTTGTTCACGCTCGGCCATAACCAACATAAAAGTACTAATCCCGTTTAAACT
This window harbors:
- a CDS encoding iron-containing alcohol dehydrogenase gives rise to the protein MFNFDFYNPTRIFFGKNRLDVLDKNVRADAKVLITFGGGSAKKSGLIDKVKTNLGNRKIYEFGGIEPNPRYETLVKAVEIVRSENIDFIIAVGGGSVIDGTKFISLASHYKGDLHDLLKFGFMPIPFDVVSSVVPFGVVLTLPATGSEMNNGAVISYEHGKFPVMCELAFPKFSILDPALTFTLPKVQVANGVVDAFVHTGEQYITYPVDAKVQDRMAEGILQTLIEIGTTTVAEPENYDARANHVWSATMALNGIIAVGVPQDWATHMIGHELTALFGIDHGQTLAIIYPALLEIRREQKRAKILQYAERVWHITDGNQDEKIDLAIQKTREFFESLGVKTHLSQYGVTSDKIPVVVEQLKVHGLTALSETQDITLEVSQKILEKAF
- a CDS encoding flavodoxin family protein, whose translation is MNKKVLVLSSSPRRGGNSDLLCDQFAKGAEEAGNRAEKVFLKDKKINYCTGCGTCTIAGRGCPQKDDMAEVLDKMISADVIVMAAPVYFYTMCAQMKTLIDRTCSRYTEITNKDFYFIVTAADNSKPAMERTLEGFRGFNSCLNGAEEKGVIYGTGAWKIGDIKRGDALKKAFEMGKTA